The segment cgttttaagtttaatttagtttacttatattaacgccCTTTAAAATCAACGCTATGGCTTTTTGAGAAGGACCTCATGATCTTGGACCTCGGACACaagacgaggacgatacctgggTTAGTGcctcctctctccaaacttccactttacatcagcgggaggacatttCTCCCCAATAGATTTAGGGtgtaccagacccacttacatgaAAGTTCTTagatggaattgggtctcgaacctggccCAGAAGACGAgatcttatcaccaggccacGACGGCTCATTTAGTTTTGAGCTATTTTCTTCTTTGTACAATACTTGTCAAGCTTCTCAACACATCTTTCCTTGTTAGTTGTCGAGATAAAAGGAAATAAAGCGGCCGGATAGCGAACATAAATCTCAAAGCACTACTGAACTAAACTAAGTTGAAACTAAAATCACTATCATATATTTATTAGCGTTTACAGTTAGAACTACTAATTAGGTCACAGTCATATTTTATTAGTCGGATTTCATTCTTGTAAACACAATCAATaacaatacatttgaaaaaaaaaatctgttcaatatatatttttccagaGGGAAATAATGGTAGAGCCAGTTTTGAAGATCAAGATGTTTTGAGCAATTATGAGCAATCaggggaaataaaaaatatatttaccctATATTGATAATGAAAGTATTGATAATGCAATATTACAATAAAGGCTAAAAATACTAAGCGACTAAGAAATCCTGATAGTGAACTTTCTGGAAGATCAGACGCATCAGAATAAGATATTAGTGAGACAATAGACAATGCGCCTGTAAtaaagaaagttttggaaagtgGCTCATTTAAACGCTTCGTTTTTGTGCCAATTAGATGCTTATCTTAgcggtttttaaagaaattctgaatatgaactttttaaaaacgttttcaaCCGAAATGAACAAGGAATTCAGAACAGTTCTTCATGATTAAATCATACTAGAAATGGTTTAagaatattgtcacgtagatactctaGTGTTGAACTCGATGAcgcacacaagaagtagagctaaaccaatttattaactcaactcagaactgagaatacagtgactgacaaatcttctgcttttatacaaacagggaaagttccagaatttttttctgcagacagtaagaaaagtccagaacacttgtctggtaaactaaagaaatgtccagagtcttctggaacatgaaataaagggaaacataaaatcaatgaattaaatatttaaacatactaTGAACcccattgtctctagcgggattcgaactcaggGTCtattgattatgagaccagtgccatgaccattcggccatggagattcgaatgtctttcttcaatgcggcaatattatgaATAAGAACTGCACGAAATAATGATTCTGTAATTAAAACAGAGGAAGTAGTCTCCCTATAACTTTTCCgttaattttctgataaaagtaTTATCCCTACTCTCTgcaaaaaattgtggaccttggataaggcAGAAAACGCCTTACAAGCATTGGCGCCcaatagtaacaaaatattaatctttggcgcaaatttagctaattattttttactaaatctgtTATGTGATTCTTGGCGAGGTTTTCCTTTATTATTCATTGGAATGCGATTTATAgaatctgaaaatcgaatttgtatttcagatgcatttttctcaagcgattgaaatcaaaatttgtcacagaactacgattgtagtcataaaatcccacaACAAATTTGTCATATTTAAGCTATTgcggttttctttaaattttttttaccgcgcttatatatttttgaaagtacagaccgacagatgttCAAGttctttttggatttggctcaaaatttgatgctgTCCACAATATAGATGATAAATCGATAATTTATCCATTTAgtctcttcattttgtatttagcGTGtttacttgtactcgaacagccggacagaacaaactttctttgaatagattttgttcaaaattttatagaaatctacaaatttgaggtaaagaccacataccgaatttcaaccatctagctcaaagagtgttttaatcatctttgtcacagaacaGAGAAATAGACGGTGATAAATATcgccattttccaaaaatacgtttCTCAAACTCGGAGagttctgttgttgttgtttcttatgccACTTGCCATGGttaagcccgctgttacgaagacagcgattttaaaccggtgtggcagcgtctcttgtttttatagtagcgccaactagggccaagcgtacgattttgctactcacacatcactcattcgcttgcacaaccccttcttacagtagggcacattcacacatctcacagatacaacaacggaagaacaaccatgtccaaaccgagactcgaacccagaaagaccagatcacggggaagacgcgctacatCTATGCCACGACGCCGGCGGgagagttctaaaacgtggagatgcaTCAAACTATCGAGTTTGGATTTTTTTGCTGAATACAACACTATTAATGATGAATACAACACTATTAATGATGAATACAACACTATTAATGATGAATACAACACTATTAATGATGAATACAACACTATTAATGATGAATACAACACTATTAATGATGAATACAACACTATTAATGATGAATACAACACTATTAATGATGAATACAACACTATTAATGATGAATACAACACTATTAATGATGAAtacaacaatattaaattaataatggttAGGAATACTGTGGGATGAATAACATGAAACAATGACACTCATTGCTTGAAACTACTGACTCTCTTTTGTAAACAAAGTTACGTACATTAAAAGGGCTAACTGTTGTTAGTAATTGCtgcatttttccaattaagttGTTTTAAGTAACGGTTAGTTTTAGACCAAATTAGTGGCTTTCTACCTTTCTGTGGATGACTTTTATTCTGATCAGAATTCaagataaaatctttaatttcaagTTTTCGCCTTTAATGACATGTAACGAGAGTAAGATATAATCCTTTAGGGGCCCCTAGGTTATGCAAATCTCGGGGTGCCCCTTTCCAGCTTTAACTTTCTAGATAAGGTATTAAAAAGTATTCTAGATAAGGTATTAAAAGTTATTCTAGATAAGGTAGTTTACTAgataatgtatttctaaaaaaaatattttatgtagacaATTTTACGTTGCAACATCTTAACAATCGATGAAATATAATTATGGGTACCATTcgaaatatttgatttcagtatttcgaatgtaatagaaatttaggattcaaatataaaagtaatactcattaaaaaagtattataaaaaattcttttgactttatctgaatattttttaatcatagaattagatttttttttaaattgcttgtgaaagataataaaaaactTGTGAAAGATAATTAGTTATGATTATAAGTTGGTTGGTAGTATTAACATTGCGTTTTAAaacagcactagggctattttgggatggacctcgtaattttgaatcgcactcaaacgacgaggacgacacctaagctggcgcCCCTTCCTTCAAACTTCCACgtcacatcagcgggaggacgtttgattcCGACGGATAAAACGTGCaccagatccccttacacgacggttctttggcggaatcgggtctcaaatCTGAAAACCTCCAATTCCGAAGCCTAGAACTTACATCCAAGCCACCACGGCCTTATGATTAgagaataatattctaaaatttaaacgatatttgattttaaattgaattaatctgAGTGCACTgtcattgtaaattaaaaaaaatattgaattaatatatatagaaaatacacTAAAGTTTCTCGATCTCACAATATTACCAGGATCCTAGGCAATTGCCTATTTGATAATCTGGCCTTGACTACAATGTATCAGACGATTCCGACGAGAATGGCCGATTGACGCAAATAgacatttattgtattatttcttcGGTAGAACATTATCTCTACAACATTGGTACATTGATTGATGCATCTTTTTATCGTGATGAGTGGGCAGACATTggattatttccatttatttcttattacacAAAATCAGCTCAAATAGGGCATTTGTCCATTTGCTAGTGCCTGTGTGGATATTCTTGTGGTCTGAAAAGCCTTTTCAGTAGCTTTATCTGCATCCCTTTCGTACAGTTTGTGATCCCTTGGACAGTCATCGTACCAATCATCGTTCGTCTTGTTGTAAGGCCGAATGCTTCTAAATTGGTAGCTGCCTGGAAGGGTCGGCCTGCTGGACGCCATTACTTCTCGTTCTTTCAGTATATTGGAATAATCCAAGTCCAGAGTGGAGAGGTCGGTGTGAAGCCATCGGGGGATGTGGTTAACTCCTGTGAATCTGATTGGATCGTGGGGGTTCCTCCAGGATCGAGCCACCCCGAAATATCGGGTTAAGACGTCCCCCGATTGCATGGGATGGGCAGTTTCGTGATTGCTTTTTGGCCTGTGAAAGAAACTTCAAGTAAGAAAtgatagtaatttaaaatatagaaaattaaaattatatagagaGAATAGAGAGTGATAGATTTATCTTCAATGGTAATAATCAATGATAATTTTATCGCCAGGCAAAATAGCCAGTGATAAATTTATCCCCAAAGAGAATAGCCAATGATATTTTTATCGTCAGGAAAAATAGACAGTGATAGCTTTTTCGCCAAACAGAATAGCGAGTGATAGTATTATCCCCAGGAAAAGCAGCCAGTGATACGTTTATCGCCAGGCAAAATAGCCATAGATAAATTTATCGTCAAAATGAATAGCTAGTGATAGTTTTATTGTCAGACAAAATAGCCAGTGATAAATTTATCGCCAAACAGAATAGCCAGTGATAATATTATTGCCAAAGAGAATAAGTGACAGATTTTTCGCCAAAGAGAATAGCCAGTGATAGTATTATCGCCAAAGGGAATAAGTGATAGATTTATCCCCATAAAGAATCGCCAGAGAGAATAAGTGATAGATTTATTGCCATAAAGAATATCTAGTAATAGTATTTATCGCCAGAGACCAGATATAGATTTAACGCAAGATAGAATAATCAGTGATAGTATTATCACCAGAGAGAATAGTCATGGATAGTTTTATCACCAGAGAGTATAGTCAGAatgaatttttgtgattttttttgtatatatcttTATGTTCAACGTACTCTGTGTTCAGTAATATACTAGCAGTTGAAATCTATGTTCAAAGAACAAATATCAAGCCACATATTTCAATCATACCACTTATTATCTGATGAGACTTATACTTCTAAGCTCATGACTTTTCtcaaattgcaaataattaaaataagtaaatggaTATATAGTTCATTTCAAGCAATGATAATTTggttgaaatttatattcatctTCGAATTTTTCAGTTATATGGTGGGAATGagatatgtattttaaaagtattattttcaatcCAGAAACATGaagattttaatacttataatatgAAGCAAATAACGTCCGAAAAAAATTCCTTCTAAACAGTAAAAAGTTAATATGAAAGGTGCATATAtagtaataaagaataattttagatcaattatgctttatatatatatatatacagggtggtccaaaaaaaacttctcctatatatgaaaccctagtgGCCTATCCGCTCAatcaatcgaaccaaaatttcagacatggttgtttgaaggtatgcgctcgagattgtgatgattctaaacaacgcagaactcacggttacggttacggttacagtgagagaattttgaaattttcgaatggcaacacccactttttccttgcgcaaattgatcagcgtattgaaaaaccacaaatgccATTGGAACGATTAGcatgtgacgaaaattgccgccgtaaagcatttgcgaagaaaagcattataaaggactaatgacaacacagagagggaagagaaaaaaagtgtttattggaattgaaagttataattacaggttttcaaagtgttcatcttcgcaggcgacaatgCATTGCATTCGAGatattgtggacaacaatgccgaacgtaacatgaaaggaggaatctgcataacttcaaatgttatcgcatcttgcaattctgacacagttgcagaattccgttattcctgaattgcagcaacgaaatgtcattagggacattgtatggatgcaagattgggctcctccacacgtcgcccaatgtgttaGACCaatgctgcaacaacactttggtgatagagtcatctctagtaactttgcagtttcgtggccaccgcgatcccccgactcactcctatggatttctggttctggggttatctgaaatctaaggtgtacacgcctggtccacgagatgtgtcagaattgcaagatgccataacacgtgaagttatgtaGATGCcttctttcatgttacgttcggcattgttgccCACAATCTCctgaatgcaatgcgttgtcgcctgcgaaggtgaacacgttgcaaacctgtaattataactttcgattccaataaaatctttttttctttttccctcaTTAGttctttataatgctcttctttgcaaatgctttatggccgcaattttcgtcacacgctaatcgttccaacgctatttgtggtttttcaatacgctgatcaatttccgcaaggaaaaagtgggtgttgccattcgaaaatttcaaaattctctcactgtaaccgtaaccgtgagttctgcgttgtttagaatcatcacaatctcgagcgcataccttcaaacaaccatgtctgaaattttggttcgattggttgagcggacaggccgctagggtttcatatataggggaattTTTTTTGAccatcctgtatatatatatatataaattaaatttaataaatatatgaaaaaaaattagaagaataagGTCAAATTTCAGCACATGTGAACCTATAATTTCATAGGACAGTGATTCGGTATctaatttgatgaaaagaaaacacattttgtggttcctggaaagattactgTCTCCATTAAGAGTCCTTAAGAATTGTTGgaatttcagaatgaaaaataacaatCCTGAAAGAGTGGTTTCACCCGGGATCATTGAGCGAGTGAGACGAGCATCATTACCACTACACTACAGAACCGAGGAGATCCAGATACATCTTCCCACAGAGTTCCTTCGAAAAGTCATTTCAAAGTTAAAACCTTCCAGAGTTGTGTCGATTGTAGAATTTTCTTGATTTGACAGAAATTTTGATTACTATTACATGTTAaggaatagaaattaaaaattacgtcCTTCACCATGTAACCGAAATAGTTCCGCACGGGAACAAACCGAGGGCccttcgcgtgtaaagcgaacgtgataaccattACACTACGGAACCGCGACGGTGAAAACGAATATATATCAAGTCGATagtaattcgatctctattctgttgaaaagactattcatttttgtggttcctggaaagattaccgtctaaggaaAAGGCCCTAAAGAATTGTTgtaatttgaaagtgaaaaataagaaccacgaaagAATGGTtccacccgggatcgaaccggggacctttcacgtgtgaggcgaacgtgatgaccactacactacggaaacGACGGGCACGGTTCGATCTTCCTTCAGagttccatgtttctgtcatttgaaagaacatttccgagtcgtctcgttcgtagaattttctttaagttttcagcactttaaattgataatacatgttccttaacagaactaaaaaaagacatccctcaccatgcaaTCGGGCTGGTtacgcccgggatcgaaccgggggcctttcgcgtgtaaagcgaacgtgataaccactacactacggaatcTCGACGATGAAAAACGAacatatgccaagtcgataataattcgatctctattctgttgaaaagactgttcatttttgtggttcctggaaagattaccttctaaggtaaaggccctaaagaactgttgtcatttgaaagtgaaaaataagaaccacgaatgcaTGGTTcggcccgggatcgaaccagggacctttcgcgtgtgaggcgaacgtgatgaccactacactacggaaacGACGGGAAGGGTTACATCTTCcttcagaattccatgtttctgtcattgaaagaacatttccgagtcgtctcgttagtagaattttctttaagttttcagcactttagattgctaatacatgttccttaacagaactaaaaaaaacatCCCTCACCATGCAATCGGGCTGGTtccacccgggatcgaaccgcgggcctttcgcgtgtaaagcgaacgtgataaccactacactacggaacctcgacggtgaaaaacgaatatatgccaagtcgacaataattcgatctctattgtGTTGAAAAGACtgttcatttttgtggttcctggaaagattaccgtctaaggtaaaggccctaaagaactgttgtcatttgaaagtgaaaaataagaaccacgaatacatggttccgcccgggatcgaaccggggacctttcgcgtgtgaggcgaacgtgatgaccactacactacggaaacgacgggaagggttagatcttccctcagaattccatgtttctgtcatttgaaagaacatttccgagtcgtctcgttcgtagaattttctttaagttttcagcactttagattgttaatacatgttccttaacagaactaaaaaaagacatccctcaccatgcaaTCGGGCTGGTTCCttccgggatcgaaccgggggcctttcgcgtgtaaagcgaacgtgataaccactacacaacggaacctcgacggtgaaaaacgaatatatgccaagtcgacaataattcgatctctattctgttgaaaagactgttcatttttgtggttcctggaaagattaccgtctaaggtaaaggccctaaagaactgttgtcatttgaaagtgaaaaataagaaccacgaatgtatggttccgcccgggatcgaaccggggacctttcgcgtgtaaGGCGAaggtgatgaccactacactacggaaccgacgggaagggttagatcttcccccGGAATACCaggtttctgtcatttgaaagaacatttccgagtcgtttcgttcgtagaattttctttaagttttcagcactttagattgctaatacatgttccttaaaagaactgaaaaaagacatccctcaccatgcaaTCGGGTTGGTTCctcccgggatcgaaccgggggcgtTTCGCGTGTAAAGTGAACGTgttaaccactacactacggaatctcgacggtgaaaaacgaatatatgccaagtcgataataattcgatctctattctgttggaaaagattgttcattttttttgttcctggaaagattactgTCTAAGGTAAAGTGGACATGGCCATCGAAAACCTCGCTAATAAAATCGAAGAAGGCAAGAGCAGGAAGCATCACGTTCTCTTTCTCTCAATTGATATCAAGGGTGCGTTCGACAATATCCAGCACAATAATATCATCAATTACCTTCAAAATACCACCACTCCCAccaatataaaacaaatgtttgaAGACCTACTCAAAAACCGAAAAGTCGTCCTGAACACAGCTGAAGGGCCAGCAGTAAGGGCACAGAGGCAGGGCTGCCCACAGGGTTCCTGTAGCGGACCTGCCCTCTGGAACCTAGTGTCAAATGACATCTTGCAACAAGACTGGCCCGAAAATACCACCATCCAAGCATTTGCGGACGACTTTGCAATAGTCACCCATGCCCCAACAAAAAAAGCAATAGAAGATCAAACCCACTCAGCAATACGTAAATTTCAAAACTGGGCCAACAAAAATAGTCTGAAAATATCAactaacaaaacaaattttatcttattcagCAAACTTGTAAAAGGCCCTTCCATTAAATGGAACGGCAATAATATCAAACGAAAACACGCAATAAAATACCTAGGTCTTCAAATAGATGATAAACTCAACTGGAACGCACACCTTCGATATC is part of the Argiope bruennichi chromosome 10, qqArgBrue1.1, whole genome shotgun sequence genome and harbors:
- the LOC129987466 gene encoding uncharacterized protein LOC129987466; the encoded protein is MPRRRRESSKTWRCIKLSSLDFFAEYNTINDEYNTINDEYNTINDEYNTINDEYNTINDEYNTINDEYNTINDEYNTINDEYNTINDEYNTINDEYNNIKLIMVRNTVG